TCtgtggtttttttatttttattttttttcattttttacaaaaatatatttctattttcgaaatttataagaatataccccggccgcccagctaccgggcggccggcacctggtcgccccgctgccgggtgaCAGGAGCTTATCTGTAAAAATTTTCGTAAAAAAATTGCGTTCCGGTCCCTGAaggaccggccgcccggcagcggggtggCCGGCCCctcaggccgcccggcagctgggcggccggtcCAGGCTAGCTGGTTCTTCAATATTTTCAGAGGACGGAAAGAGCTCGTGTTTCATCTGCCTGCTGGTCTGATCGTGACAGTGAGGAACAGAGGTGGTGGCGGCTTGAGAGGAGGCACATGGGTGGGAGCACGCGACCCGTCGCTGTCGGGAGAGCAGCGGTGGTGCGTTGTCCAAAAAAAGTGGGGTCCatgtatttttttagaaaaaaaaataatttatctTCACCATACGATCTCTGTTTTTTGAAACCGATTGTACCATTGCATTCTGTGTGATGAGGGGAACAAAACTAGAtcccacttgcatatattttgatgaCGTTTTTCACTTGTTCCAAGTTGCTATATACTGTTACATAAGTTGCCAAAATTTCTATACATAACTTGCTACACTTGTAAAGTAAGAGTTGCAACAAAAAATAGTATTTTTTTGTGTAAGTtgtcaagaaaaaagaaatttaCCATCAAATCATACTTTGTTATGCACAGGAGTTGTCACAAAAGACCAGAAAAAGTGTCATGCACACGAGTTGCCAAAAAAATCTTATACTAAGTTGCCACACTTGTAATATAGAAGTTGACAGAAAACAGGAGGTGTCTTACACATAAGTTGTCATACATATAACACATAAGTTACCACAAACACAGAAGGGGGTCGTAAACATAAGTTGCTACACATATAACATATAATTTGCCACACAATACAGAAGGATGTCCTACATATAAGTTGTCACATGAGTTGTTGGTGGACAATCTGCTTTTATGACAAACTCGTATAAATGAAATGATATTTTTTATGGCAACTTGTATAGTATAAGTGTGACAATCTATGTATGCAACATTGTGCAACTTATGTTATATTATATAGTAATTTGATACTGTTACAAAATGTCGTTGAAACATATGTAAGTGGGATCTAGTTTTGTTCGGCTCGTCGAGTAGAACACTGTGGTGCAATCGGTTCTCAAAACGGAGCTCATATAAgtgagataaaatattttttaaagagAAAAAGAGATGGACCACGGCAGCCCAATTTCATTCGACGAGGGACCGCAGCAGGCCGCACCGCGCAGGTCGCGcgtttttttttcacttttatatttttcaaaatcattttttacagaaatatattttcggtttcacaatttacaggtttgtacccctaccgccagGCAGGGGGcagcagggggcctgccgccccgcagATGGGCGGCAggtatatgtaattaaaattgtgaaaccgaaaatatatttctataaaaaacgattttgaaaaatataaaaataaaaaaacgccgCAGGTTACGCCCTCCGCGTGAGAGCGACAGGTCGTCAGATACCTTTTTCCAATTACATTAATACTCCTGCTATCTGCTAAATGGGCCCAGGATCGAATGCGTGCTGCCGGAAGCACTTTCGCGACGTCATCACGCGCgcgggttttttatttttatattaaaaaacaaaatttcaaaaatatatgtcgaatagggaaattttcaaaaatgggttcCTGTCGCCCATCTAGGGGGCGacatgacctaaatgtaaaaaaaattacatttaggtcctggcgcctagggcgcattaaatagtgaacttgtaaaatcgatataaaattatagaaaaatcgaaaaaatacatactcaactgttctggattctatggaATAATatttacaacttttgttacataaagttttcatttgatcaatgtatataaatcaagaaaaatagttcttgtacctaaaaaaatctaaaataattcatttggtctagttgtgtttatctaaaatttaccaaactttttttatatctcttaggaaataaaataatggtactataaaagttatggcttttaatactcagtatagcagcatggataaataacccatttaaactagatatattgcaagatctaatttaaaaactcatactagaaatgttttctgggcctaccaattttgtaaaAGCATATGctcaccatatataacactctggccaaaaatgacatgcatccaaaggatggattttgagatttaaataaaagtgtgttaaactggtatttaaaatagagcaagatacattgatcaaatgaaaaactttatgtaacaaaagttgtagatattgtttcatagaatccataacagttgagtttgtatttttctgatttttctataattttatatcaattttacaaatttactgtttaatgcgccctgggcgccaagacctaaatgtaaattttttttacatttaggtccgacaggcgacaggcaccctgtcgcccattaggggggcgacaggcacccatttttgaaaaatttcatattcgacatatatttttgaaattttgttttttgttaaatataaaaatgaaaaaagcgccaTCACGCGCAGCAGCGCGCGCGACCCCAATTTTCCGGGCTGTCTCGCAGCCTGGACCAAAAGGTCAGAAAATAGTGTCCGACTAGGCTTCTTGGAAGGGCTTGAGGAGCGTGGTTGTGCGGGCCTAATCAATTTTGCCGGTTCTGTTGGGTTATTGGCCCAAACACTAGTAGGTTCTTGAGAGGCCGCCTGAATCCGATATGCACTGCATCCATCCATGTTGGGTTGCATCCAAAACTCGGGCACCAGATAAACCGAAAAACATCGATAATAAGCAAACAAACTGCGGCAAACGTGTTGGGTTGCATCCAAAACTGAAACCTAATTTAGCACGAATCGCAGCGATACTTGGACaaaagtccggtttacacccTCACGGATGAAAAACCCGAGCTGTCGTCGTAACAAaagctgaaaaaaaaagatactaCGTGCAGTCTGGTCAGCTGTCCCGATGTTCATGTGTCCCTTTCAAGCATGCTGCTCATCAAATACAAATTGCACGCGTTGCAAGCAAACACTAGTACCTCATGGATTCGTGCAAGGAGGAGGAGCCTCCATCTTTGGTTGACACGTCGTACCGTTGGtgccaaagaagaaagaaaaggctcACCACCATCTCGATCGCCCAGTTGGCTTGGCCACCCGCATAGCGGAAAACTAGCTAAAGCATCTGCCACTAGCTAGTCGCTCTGCTTTGGCAAGCAAATTCTTCGCCCGGAAGTAAGGAAATTTACTAAAGCATGCAGCTAACAGCTGCACAGCAATAACATCCCAAGCAATCGATCATGAACGAATCTGGGGCCGCTGGGACCGCCCGTCAACCAGCTAGAAAGATCGGAGTCGGAGGCGATCGAGGCAGGTGGTGTGGGTATCAGACGATCGAGCGGGCGCTAAGCTAACACGTCAACATCAGAGCTAGTGCCGCATCGCATCGCCTCACCACACCTCACCTCCCCGCTAAGCTCAGCTTATCCGGCCGGCAGCTTTGTGCCTTTCTGCTATCATCGTCGCCCCCCCTTGCATTGGACCTAGCTAGCTAATCTCTCTTTAGTCTTTTGTGCCAACGACGGAGCGAGAGTCGGAGGGGAAAGCGAGAGCTCCCCGTGCTACTAGCAGCTGCGGCATCATCGATCAGTCTCGCTCCTCCGTCAATCAAGCACAAAATAATCAAAATCCCCAGGCCGTGATCGGCATCGGCTCGCTCCGTCAGACCCATGGCGTCCATAATCATCATCGCCGTGGTGTTCGTCCTGGATGTCCTCGCCTtcgtcctcgccgtcggcgccgaACGCCGGCGGAGCTACGTACGTGAGATAGATATCGTCTATGCTGCTTGCTAATAGTAATAaatcctcttctttcttctgaTTCGATCGTATCGACTCTTATCTCTGTGCGATTGCTAATTGCTATCGATGATGGAGCTAGACAGCCAGCCATGGAGGGGAACCAAGTAGTATTCGTTCGAAACCGCCGCTCAAATAAAGGTTGCTGTGCTGCAGGTGACCTACGTGAACGTGGACACGTACGGGCGGGCCTACTGCGTGTACAGCTCCGACGCGTCCACGGCCTACGGCGTCAgcgccctgctgctgctgctcgccggccAGACGGTCGCCATGGTCGCCACCCGCTGCTTCTGCTGCGGCCGCGCGCtctcgccggggcgctggcgggCATGGTCCGGCATCTGCTTCGTCGTTTGCTGGTAATTAATTATTGCTAGctgattaattaattaatttcctGCCTAACCACAACAACCTTGCATTGGTGAATCAGCAAGCTTAAGCTAGGGAAACCTCGGCAGTATTATTGTTTTGTTTTGTCCGTCTCTCATTTGTCACGGTGTTACCTTACCTGTGCGATTACGCCCGGCCCCCCTGGGATTTGGGTTTTTGAAGTCGTACACCCCGGTGCTGGCACCTAATCTCAGCTAGTTGCACAGCAAACAGCACAATTTGGCCCATTGACTTATGTGAGCTTGCAATCTGAATATACATAGTAGATTAGTACCAGTACATGTGTAGTAGTATGTCTTGGTTGGCTGTATACCATGGGCAGATGGGCTCATCTGGCTGCTGGTTTATTTGCAAGTCGGTATCCGGACAGTTCATCACCTGGCAGATTTATATGGTTGTGGTTGCCCTGTCCCTGCCCAACTCTTCTTAGCTACCACCAAATTCTTTttgaataaaggagagagatcAAATCGGCAAGAGTTAGTTTAGATAGGTATTCAAACTCGAGCCACTCTGGGAGAACATCTCTGCTAGGAAACACACTATGTTTGGCCAACAGCAACAAGAGTCAACAATAATACAGTACCAGTGCAGTTTAGTTTTATGCAGACTTGAAAACTATTACAAATACATTTCTCTGACAGTTGTGTGTGTGGATGATTAATTATATTGGTGCAGCATCACGTTCGTGATCGCGGAGCTGTGCCTGCTGGCGGGGTCGGTCCGGAACGCGTACCACACCAAGTACATCCCGCGGCCGAGCGACAGCCCGCCTTCGTGCGCGATGCTCCGCAAGGgcgtcttcgccgccggcgccgccttcaCCTTCCTCACCGCGCTCTTCACCGAGCTGCACTACCTCTTCTACGCCaggtcgcgcgccgccgccgccgtgccgccgcccatCGTCGGCGGCATCGGCATGACCCGCATGTGACTGCTGCCTGCGTGACCGAGTGGTGATTGacactgctagctgctgctgcttctgtaCATGATGCGTGTGATTGACCTGCAGCGTGTGGTAGTAGTGTGACGTGTTGCCCTGCCCCTTGGGCTGCCTGCGTGGTGTGCGTGTGTATCGGATTCAGGAACATTCATACGACCTGATGATGCATTGCCAGCTGAAATGCATTTTCCTGCGCAGTGCATACACATTCAGGAAGGACTAATTAAACTCTGTTGCTGTGCCTGGTAACTACCCGACAGTCAAGATAACCTTTGGCTAATCACGATCTGCACGGAATAATGGAAATCATGCGTGTCCGTACGGGCCCGTGAACCATCAGGCTGGAGCTGCTCCGCGCTGGTCCTGCTCCCGGCGAGCAGAGGAGCTTTGTTTATGCTCGCTGCACTTGGCAGGACACGACTCCGTGGATCCGGTTCGGGTGCCGGGGGACCGAGGCGTGGTCGGCGGCACCGGTCGTCGACGTCGCCGAGTAAAGATCTCCTCGGCTGTCCCTGCACCGCCGGGCCGCATCTCCGGCTGTTCCTGTGCGGTCCGGCAAGGCCGCTGCTCCTAACTACTGCAGCAATGGCGCCAGGCGGTGCTGCCTCGCCGTCGTCTCTGCTAGCTGCAGGCCTGCAGGAGTATTCTAGTGGAGTGCTAGTAGGCCGGTGCACTACTACCCTGCTACTGTACTAGCGTAGCATGCGCGCGTGTCTGCCGGCGGCGGTTGCGGCCTGATTGGGGGAGCATAGCATGCCTAATTCCTCCCGTGTCTGCTCTGCTCGATTGCACGGACGGACAATCCATCGGTCGGGGATAATCTTGTCTCGCTGTATCGTCCTCGATGTCTCGATGCTGATTGTGCTAGCTTTGGTGGTCCTTGGTCGGCGTCGCCCCGTCACGTCGTGGCTGGTCTTCTTGACTCTCGACACTCCAGGGATGATGGATCTGATCTCGGTCGTGATGCGTGGTCAAGGGCAAGCTAGGCCTAGTGACATGTCGATCTGGTTCAGACAAGCTAGCTAGCGGCCAGATTCGTCCTCGATCGCCATGGACCGACGTGGCCAGAACAACGAAAAGATAGGTGGCTCATCTGCCCCCCgccttttttgctttttttttgcccTTCGCGAGAAAAAATTCATAAATAGATCCCGGCGAAACCATTCTTGTTTCTGGACCCTAGGAGTAGGCGCCACAGCCCCTGGCACGCCGAGGTTTCACgtctcgccgccgtggcccatGGCGCTGAGGTGCACGCTCAATTCCACGTCTGCGCCAGCTTGGCGGTCGACGTGGCCGAGATCGGCGCCCTAGATCTTGGCGCCGACCTCGGCGCCATGATCCCTGGCGCCGAGGTCCACTATACTGGGGCCGCCATTTCTTTCTTCtgtctctctcttctctctctcgcctcgctcccCTTCTGCGCTGCCAAAGCCGCCACCCGCCCTCGCCGTCCACCGTGCCTGCCCCGCCGAGgctcgcgcgcggcgcggcagccCAGCCTGGTCCTGGGTGGGCGGGGCGCCCACCCCAGCTCGTCTTGGCTAGCAGCGTCCCCCCCCCGCCCGCGGGACGCCTTCCTgcgcggcccgccgccgcgtggGGGCCGGCCACGGCAGAGGCCCGCCTCTACTCACCGGCGTGGTGCCCGTCCGCAGGGCGGTGGAGGACCGCCTCTGCTCGGCGGCGTGGGGGCCGGCCGCAGCGTTCCCGGCGTCCTGCGCCACGTCCTGCCCCGGGCTCTGCAAACCGGCTGCCGTCTATTGAAGGTGAGAAATTTTTCCATCAATTCAAATATGCTAGTTTAGCTTAGAAGTGAAAAATTGGTTAGTAATTAATTAGCAAAACTATATATAGAAATTTAGTTTGTTCTTGGTTTCATAATTTAGTTAGAGATTTAGCAATTTCGGTAGCGAATTAGCTAGCAATGTAGAAATTTAGTTGGTTCTTTTGTATTGAATTCAATTAGTACTTTTCCATGAATTTGAGATAATTTTAGGTGGGATGGAGCTAGCAATGTAATTCAGTTAGTACATTTGTATAGTGAAGTAGCTAGCATTGTAGAAATTAGAAATTTAGAAATTAATTTTGCAAGTCTGCATAACTTGAACAATTTCATTTATCTACATTGCACATGTAATTACTCTCGTGTTGTGCACACAAATAGATGAACAATGTAGTCACTGTTTATCATAGAGGAAGTATCGAGGAAGATGATTTTGGAAATATTAGATTTGTTGGAACGCAAAGGCTCCCTTTGTTGTTTGTTCAACGACTGTTGTTTGATGAGATGCTTGCAAGGGCTTGTGATCATATTTATTGCAATTCAAATGAGGGTGAACTCAAAGTTGAAGGGGTACTTTACTATGGTAAATCGGACTTAACATAGCATAGACGGCTGCTCCCAATAGCATGCCAGGATGATTGGGAGAATTACGTAAATGGTGACATGAAAAATGAAATTCCATTAATTGATTTGGTTGTGCGCAAGTTGTCAAGTGATTCAAGCACTCGTATGCATTCTCCCCCCGGGATTCATTGGCATTCACCTCCTGACCCCACAATAGTAAACTGTCCGGGAAATGTGCAAGATACggttgcatgaacttgcatgcCGAAGTCATATCCTAAAATCTCTGATTGCATGagcttgcacaacgaaccgtagaagcacattggcacatcaattccttcgggtATGGTTGTTTTACGCTTGCTCCATGGAATGAAAGTTGATCCTGAGGAACACATTGGTGCTATTGGTGCTATAGTGTGGTGTGCCAAATGACTAACAATGATTTCAATAATGCACCTATTGTATACTAAATCCATGCGTAAAAATTTAGGAGGGGATAGAGGATACCTTGCTCTTGCAAATCTGTGGTTCCAATCGGAGTTTTCAAGGTCCAATTTCTCGATTGAGATGGTTCGGCGAGTGGGAGTTGAGAAAATAACCGAGAAGATGGTGAAAGTGGATGGAAGTTCGAGGAAAAAAGGTGGGGGTTGTATAAGTATTCTACCTCGGCGCCGAGCTCAGCGCCAGCGTCCTTGGCGCCGAGGTCGGCGCCCAGATCCATGGCGCCGAGGTCGGCCACGTCAGCTACCATGACAGCACAAAGGTGGAATTGGTGTGCCCATCTCGGCACCATGGCCCACGGCGCCGAGACGTTGAGGCTGTGGCGCCGACCTCAGAGTCCAGAAACAGAAATCATTTCGTCAGGAGTCTATTTATGAAATGTTTTCGcgcgaaggaaaaaaaaagcaaaacagGCGGCATCTGCCCTGCCCCATCGGAATGGCATGCGTGCAATTCTTGCTTCGCCCCATTGCCATTCTGCTCTGTTGCAGCAGCGCGCACATGATTCCCGGCCGCGGCCGGTAGCCTGGACGTGACGGTGATTGGGACGACGTAGCTAGGTAAACGTAGGTCAGAAAATAAGACAAGCGACATGCTGCTTCACctgacctctctctctctctgttgcTCTCTGACGGACCAGAAAAATGGTGGAAGTAGGGCTTGCATTGGGTTGGGCGAGGCCAACGCCTGCTCTACCGACCGGCCTACCTTGTAGGGCCTGAATGGATTCCTCCTAGCTAGGGAGCAACCAAACCCACATGCCTACCTTCTTGACTAGGTCATCGCACTGTAAACACAAACAATATATGGTACCTTGACATAGCTTTAGATTCTCTCGAAAACAATTGGTGAAGCAGCTTCTCCGCTAAAGCTAAAgctattttgaaaaaaagtTTAACGAAAGAGCTTTTTCTTTGTGAAAAAAGTTTAGCgaaagagtttttttttgatGAAGCTAGGTGAAGCGACGTTTTTATGGCTTCATAACCCTGCTAGTGGAAGTACATGGATGACTTCAAGCTTGAAGCTAGTTACAAAATGATCATTTAGCATAGCTTCGTGTGAAGCTGCCCAGGAAGCTTATGACAAACGGATTCTATATCTCGTGGGTTTGTGTGTGGACGCTCTTTTTTACCTTTTCCATAAAAAGATTAATTTTAAACTAGCTTATTATGGCAATGATAGATAAATATCTCTCGGCGCTGATGCAAATCCTTCTTTTTAATCATCTGAGTGGATAGATGAAGCAGCTAATTAATTAGTAGCTAGAAGCAAGAATCCTAGCTGGGATCAGTAAAGATTCTCCTAGCAACATGCGGCAACAagcaccggcggccggccggcgccgctccGTGTCCAGGCAGCATGCATTTCCAGCTACGCACTTGCCATTTCCAACATGCCTGCATGCATGTATATATCAACACAActcactctgttctgctggctgTGGCTGATTTACTGCgggagaaaaatactgctgattGGCTGATAACAGGTGGTTGATGCTGATTtgatatgagagaaaaatactgtttaCACTCTATTCTGCTGGCAACcatcaacagtatttttctgtAGTTATATTGTAACCGTCAGCAGAACATATATACTTATATGCTTGCTTGGCCATTTgctatataggagtacatgtaACCGTGTTGATAAAGTCGTCCTCATCAGCCTCACACACATATACTATAGTTAGTGTACGTGCAGGCATGTCAGGACGCGGcttaattatattattattattacataCCAAATAAAAGGCCCGGCCCCTGCTTGTGTATTTGTCTACCTGTCTTTCTGTAGCTTTAGTTTTGCGTCACTTGGACGCTAACCAATGCAAAACACGGTGCCacggcatcatcatctttcttTTTGGTTTTTTTGATGAACATTCTTTCGTTCAGTTCAGGGGATCATGTTCGTTCTTTCGTTCGTTACGTTCTATATGGCACAACATGCATGCACAGCGTGGCAACGAAGATCTATCGATGACCAAGCCAATGCAATTAGGCGAACATGCGTACGTGTATACCAACAGCTAAGATCGGCTGCCCCGGCCGTGCGCCTCTCATCCTAGCTCTTCGTCTTGGGATTATTCTTCCTTCGTTGCTTAGCTTTGCTTCCTTTTCGGATGCTGGGGTGCCATTTGCATTGCCTGCTTCTAACACAGGCATGCATATGATCAACCAACGCGCTGATGGATCGATCGGCGAATGATCTAGGCTGGAATCTAATCAGGCCATCCAggtataaataaaataaaactacGTGCAGCCCAGCCAAACGAGATCCTGGAACGTGCCCTCCCTGATGGAATTTCTATTAATTAGCGCCGTCCGCCGTGTGCGTGGTTGGTGTGCAGCTGGGCGAGGATTAATTAAGAATTTGGAAAGCGATTAGCAGCTAGCAGAGAGGATCGCAGGATGGTCGATGCACGGGAGCTAGCTAGGGTACGTCCTGCGCGC
This sequence is a window from Panicum virgatum strain AP13 chromosome 7K, P.virgatum_v5, whole genome shotgun sequence. Protein-coding genes within it:
- the LOC120642122 gene encoding uncharacterized protein LOC120642122, which encodes MASIIIIAVVFVLDVLAFVLAVGAERRRSYVTYVNVDTYGRAYCVYSSDASTAYGVSALLLLLAGQTVAMVATRCFCCGRALSPGRWRAWSGICFVVCCITFVIAELCLLAGSVRNAYHTKYIPRPSDSPPSCAMLRKGVFAAGAAFTFLTALFTELHYLFYARSRAAAAVPPPIVGGIGMTRM